The Gossypium hirsutum isolate 1008001.06 chromosome D03, Gossypium_hirsutum_v2.1, whole genome shotgun sequence genomic interval TAATAAAAAAACTCGCATTTGGCTCGGTACTTATCCTACACCTGAAATGGCTGCACGAGCACATGATGTTGCTGCATTAGCGTTTAGAGGTAAAAGTGCTTGCCTTAATTTTGCTGATTCAGCTTGGAAGTTGCCTTTGCCGGCTTCAATGGATGCTATCGACATTAGACGAGCAGCTGTGGAGGCGGCCGAAGCGTTTAGGCCTAAAGAATCGGAGGAACCTTTGGGGGGCGGTGGCACAAGGCAGGGAAGTGTGGAGGCTTGTTCGAGTGGCGTCGAGGTTAACTTTGTGGATGAAGAAGCAATGTTCGACATGCCGAACTTGCTTGCTAGCATGGCTGAAGGGCTTTTACTTTCTCCACCTAGGAGTACTAATcgggatgatgatgatgatgatagtgaTATCGATGTTTCCTTGTGGAGTTACTGATTTTTTATTCAGTAATGTAAtcttttacaaaattaatattaaaaaataattaaaaaattatttacgaACATAATCGTTTCTaacaattattaatttaaaaaaatattactgGTTAAAACCAGCTCTCAGCTGGGTTCTTCTGGTTAAAGTCATTGTAATCTGATTTCAAAGGCATATCTCCTTCCTAAAACTGGTCTTCAAAGCTACATCAACGCATTCCATTTCCTAAAACAAGcacgtaaaaaaataaaaactcagaATCTAAAAACAACCCACCACAAGCCAATATCTTTACAAAAACTGAATACCTTAAGGGAAGAGGATAATAGCAAAGGGGTGGTAGAAGCTAGAGGAGGAAATTTGAAGAAGAAAGGAAGGTGGTAAGTTTGGTAAAGCATTGAATGATGATAGAAAGCATCCATGGTTCCTTTGATTCCTTGTTTTATCTCtctatctctttgattcttttcttttcttatctcATTTTTATAGGGGATACAGAAAAGGATTAATTTATGGAcattgtattaaaattttcacCTGAGTGCTGGCTTTAActagtaattttttaaaagattaaagtgGCATGCCTCGCAGACCCTTAGCACCcataaaattctttttatttctttttatggtgtattcttatatttttatgggtaTTTTCAACTAGTAATAGGATGTTGAAGTTTAAGTCAACTAGTTACGGGCATGTACTTCGAGAAGTTTTAGGCTCTCTGTTTTTCAATGATAAccacacatttaaaaaaaaatccttctTTTTTCCACTAGTCATTCTTTTGTTGGTATTCAATTATTAATGGTTAAATTGTCGGATGGGTccttataaaataatttgaagcATAAATTAGTCTCTTTATTATAGAAGTATGCAGTTTAActcatatacaattttttttatacaaattccTATACATTTAATTTTGAAGTAAAGGGGTTGATTGAACTTCAACTTAGTTGGTACTATTGCTATGGCAGCAACAAGAAGGGCATGAGTTCGAGTACGCTTAAGTGTATTTTCCTTCcaatttaagggaaaaaaaattgaaaggaatAAAACTTTAAATAGTGGTAAGCTTTGACGTTAAACAGTGCAAACATTTGATAACATTAGGGATTAGAGTGGGCCAAAAATCTTTAAGGACTAAAGTGAGAAAAATGATAtactttagggactaaagtgtgcATTGAGccttatttataattttacatatttgttttaaaattaaatgaataaggattaaattgctcaTTTATAAATTAGAAGAActaattttacatatttgttttggtcactcaagttcaaaaagataaaaattgGTCAATGAACTATTTAAagtttttcatttaagtcattgaattatttaaaagtttaggctcttaagtttgttttttttttaagtttggttAACAAGCTCCAAGTGACATTTGACGACTAGTACCCATCAATGagtaaaagaacataccttagatccaagtcgatctaaCTATCAATATTGGAGATCAATGAAGAAATTTGTTTGAGTTTTGGTTCGTAAATTCATGATGCTAAaagttgttttagaaaaaaaattgaattgtagaagagaaggaAAACTTTCAATTGGTGCAAAAGGTGCAAACAAAGAAGGCCGTGTACAACATCAATTTAAACCAGCCAGTAACTTAAATGGAAACTTCCGAATAGTATTCAATGActatttataactttttgaagttgaataaccaaaatataaatttataaaaaaaatatagacaTTGAATACTTATAAAATCAACCCATTCTTTCAAAATTCGAACAAAGATCATACAAAGACAACATTAAACTAATGAAACGCACTGGGTTGAGAACTTTCATTATCACATGAAGCTTTATGTTAAGAATATTCACGCGGAAACCTTAACACACATTCTTATAACATCCTGGATCCTTAACTTGTTCATAATCGAACCGAATCCATCTCTGTTGATTCAATGAATAAACCTCGGCATACGATTCATAAATCCTCCATTCACAAAGACTAACCTTGTTTTGTACACAATCATAGCTGTTTTTGTAGGCAACAAATGAACCATTGGTCGTGCTACAGTAGTATATAGTGTCGGGGGTTAAACTGCACCTGAAACAAAACCTGGTTTCTTGACGAGGTTTTAACAACCTGGTTCCTAGGTAATTGTTGGTTAGGTCGTAACGAAAGCATCGAGTCGTTTCTTCATGGGACATGTAATTGGTTACGTAATTTCATGCAATGGTGGCTCTTCGGGTTTCTTGCATTTTGATTCACACATGGTGTTCCCGTACAGTAATAAAATAAGCACGGAAATGGAGTTTATGGAATTTTATTCATGGTGATGATGGTGAAAAGGTATGTTGATGATAATGGAATAATTCAAACTTACTAATTTATAATGCAAGAAGGGAGTAAATTGGAAGTGAAGATGACgttaaatttaatgttattatgGTTACAGAAAAAATTAATGTTATTAAATCTCTTGAACCGACTTAATTAATAGACTAATTACACTCCACGTTTCAAAattgttttacaaaatttttcctagTGTGATACTTGTgttatttttttgatgaaaaacggggtcgacttgggttttgaaaaatgaaagcaaaaacgggagtcgccaccaatcctttttgataagatgtgattggatcac includes:
- the LOC107929209 gene encoding dehydration-responsive element-binding protein 1D is translated as MAAETAETPSSSSEEVYSLATSKPKKRAGRRIFKETRHPIFRGVRQRKVNKWVCELREPNKKTRIWLGTYPTPEMAARAHDVAALAFRGKSACLNFADSAWKLPLPASMDAIDIRRAAVEAAEAFRPKESEEPLGGGGTRQGSVEACSSGVEVNFVDEEAMFDMPNLLASMAEGLLLSPPRSTNRDDDDDDSDIDVSLWSY